The proteins below come from a single Danaus plexippus chromosome 20, MEX_DaPlex, whole genome shotgun sequence genomic window:
- the LOC116774044 gene encoding glutathione S-transferase 1-like: MVLTLYGMDASSPVRAVKMVINKLNIPDIEYIQINLLKGEHTYDSFLEMNPQHSIPTIKDGDFIIWDSHAITAYLVSTYGDDDSLNPTEPKQRAVIDQRLHFDSGVLFPALRQNVVPILFGGQNSFDQKSLDQLSSSYELADKFLTHTWLAGDNLTLADICCYATISSMNVLLPVDVEMYPNLADWLQRCSEQDFAVNANEKGLAIFRDIIYSKLA, from the exons ATGGTACTAACTTTATACGGAATGGATGCCAGTTCACCTGTCCGAGCAGTCAAAATGGTcattaataaacttaacataCCGGATATCgaatacattcaaataaatcttcTAAAAGGGGAACATACTTACGATAGCTTTTTGGAG ATGAATCCACAGCATTCTATACCAACTATCAAAGATGGTGACTTCATTATTTGGGACAG TCACGCTATTACGGCGTACTTAGTATCTACGTATGGTGATGACGACAGTCTGAACCCGACTGAACCAAAACAAAGAGCAGTCATTGATCAAAGATTGCATTTTGACAGTGGTGTATTATTTCCGGCTCTACGCCAAAATGTT GTGCCCATACTGTTTGGTGGGCAAAATTCTTTTGATCAAAAATCTCTCGATCAACTGTCTTCATCCTACGAACTGGCTGATAAATTCCTTACTCATACCTGGCTGGCTGGTGATAATCTAACTTTAGCTGACATATGCTGCTATGCGACTATAAGTTCCATGAACGTTTTGCTGCCAGTTGACGTTgaaat GTATCCAAATTTGGCTGACTGGTTGCAACGTTGTTCGGAACAAGATTTTGCAGTTAACGCGAATGAAAAGGGCTTGGCCATTTTCagagatattatatattcaaaacttGCTTAG